The Polyangium mundeleinium genome contains the following window.
CGCGTCCGGGAAGACGACCGTGCCGATGTCGCGACCTTCGAGCACGACGCCGCCCTCGGCGCCTTGGCCGCGCTGCATGTCGAGCAGCGCGGCGCGCACCGCGGGAACAGCCGAGACACGGCTCGCGCCGAGGCTCACCTCGGGCGAGCGGATCGCCGCCGAGACATCCTCGCCGTCGAGCAGGACCCGCATGCCGCTGCCGCCGCCCGTCGCGCCCTCGGCGCGCTCGATGAGCATGCGCTTGCGGGCCACGAGATCCTCGGCGAGCGCGCCGAGCGTCTCTCGATCATCCCAGCGGATCGGCCCACGCACGGCCGCGAGCGCGACCGTGCGGTAAAGCGCGCCCGTGTCGAGGAGCAGGTAGCCGAGCCGCTCCGCGAGCCTGCGCGCGACCGTGCTCTTGCCCGCGCCGGCCGGCCCGTCGATCGCGACGCGTACGGCCCTCCGCCCTCCGCTGCTCATGGAGTCCCTCCGCCCGACTCCACCTCGATCCGCGCCCCGAGCGCGCGCATCGTACCGACGAACCGCGGGAAGCTCGTCGCGATGTTGTCGGCGTCGCGCACGCGCGTGGGCCCGTCCGCGAGGAGGCCGAGCACACACGATGTCATCGCGATGCGGTGATCGCCGCCGCTCTCGATGTCTGCGGCCTTGAGCTTGCCTTCCGGCTGTCCCTCGACGGCGAGCCCGTCCGGACGCTCCTCGCACGTCACGCCGAACG
Protein-coding sequences here:
- the cmk gene encoding (d)CMP kinase; this translates as MSSGGRRAVRVAIDGPAGAGKSTVARRLAERLGYLLLDTGALYRTVALAAVRGPIRWDDRETLGALAEDLVARKRMLIERAEGATGGGSGMRVLLDGEDVSAAIRSPEVSLGASRVSAVPAVRAALLDMQRGQGAEGGVVLEGRDIGTVVFPDAEVKFFLTASPEVRARRRYEELVAQGKSATYEDTFADVERRDKADTERPVAPLRQADDAIVVDSSHRDVAELVEEMALVVEARERAG